CAACCCGCCCTCAGCCAAATACCAGTCACCACAATCGCCAAAGATGGGATATAAAGACCAAGATTCTAATACTCCAATCTAACCTAGTGAGTCGAACGCAATACCCACCTCTGAGAGAATAGCTACTACAGAGAAACTAGGCTCCGAGAAGAGGCTCGAACTGGAGATGTCTGCATCCGATAAGGCTAGCCCCtaaagcaccctacacaccacACCTAATCCTTCCAGACTACTACTCCCTCAACCTAATTCCCTAGGCTCGCTAAAAACTAAAAGTGAGTCAACACAAAAGCCTCAAATCTGACCGCCATTAATAGCGCAAGACCACCGAATCATTTGGCTCAACCATTAACAGTGCATAACCACCGAATCATCTGACACAAAAAGAGGACACAATATACTACAGTAGAACCAAAGCTGCCCTTATCAATCAGAGCTCAGGTCAATCTAATCACTGACAGCCACAGCAGCTGCCCCTTTCAATCAACACACCACTAATAAGACAAAGACAGCTCCAAAGGCTACCCCTTTCAATCAGAGAACAAGCACCGAACTAGTTATTGACAGCCACGAAGGCTGCCCTTTTCAACCATTGCAACccccaatctaatcaatgataGCCACGGTTACAACCATATTACGCACAACCTCCGAGCTAATGAAGCAAAGAAACTAGGAATTTAAAGACGCTCAACAAATAGCTACTATCCAAACGAATAACCCGATCTCAATTCAACAGATGACTGCCCATCGAGGTTCTCAAAATTAATCTTAAAGTCTGAACAAGTAAGGAACATTAATCAAGTAGATCTACTAGATCAATATCCCATTACCTTCGGCCAGTTCAAAGCACGTAAGGAACCCTCCGTCTTGTACGTACCAAATTGGAACTTAGCACTGCTATGGGGCTCTGCATGAACTCTGAAAATCCAGAATCCATTTGGGATTGACCCTAACTGAGCAGGATTCTAATTGCTCCATTGATATATTTTGAGTATTTTGACCCGGCCCAAAAACCACCACGGCCTGCAAACCCAAATTCTCTGTCGGTGATGCCCAGCGCCGATGCCGCCATCGCCGAAAAGAAGGCTGACCCGAACCGGACACCACCATTTCTGATGAGCAGTTGCCCTCCCCCGTGTGCAGCGAGCGGTAAAATGGCTGCTATCTACGTCGAAGCTGAGATCGGTAGTTCTATTGCTGTAAAAAGACCCACGAGCTAGCTGCTCTGGGTCTTCTGGAGCTGCCCTCTCCATTGCTTGATTTTGGGTTGCTGGAGCCGTCCGAGAAAACCCAGCCGTGAAACCCAGACAAACCTTGAAAACCTAGCGTGTCTTCTTCAACCTTCCAGTCTCCTCTTGCTTGGGAAAAGAAGTCATTGGAGATTCGAACCTAGTGGTGTCCCAAGCAAAAGGAGACTGGAAGGTTGAAGAAGACATGCTAAAACTGTACCACTCTGTGCTAGAAGCTCTAATTCCACAATTCGACTCTGTTATTTTCACACACACTCCACGAGTGAGCAATAAGTTCGCAGATACACTAGCAACATTGGCCTCTATGGTCGAGATACCCCTGGGGTTCACATTGTGGCTGCTAATGATCGAGCAGAAGGTCAAGCCAGCATGTGAATGCACTTTCACAGAGGAAGGTGAGGATGATGGAAAACCATGGTATGAGGACGTGAAGAAATTCTTGGAAGAAGGAGAGTATTCCTCCGAAGCTACCTCAAAGGATAAAATGGCTTTACAAAAGTTCGCCGCCTAATTCTTAGTTTGTGGAGGAGCACTGTATCGAAAAGCAAACCTAGGCCCCAATCAACTTTTTGTCGCAACAGAAGAAAGCCAAAAGGTGATGAAGGAAATACAAGAAGAAATTTGTGGGCCGCACATGAGTGGGGCAACAATGGCAAATAAGATCCTACGTCAAGGATATTACTGGACTACGATGGAGGCCGACTGTGCTAACTATGTTTGCCGATGCTACAAGTGCCAAACTCACGCTAATCGCTTGTGCATTCCTCCTACGGAATTATATAGCATGACATTCCCTTGGCCATTTTCCACCTGGGGAGTAGATGTCATTGGGAGTATAAATCCAAAAGGGAAGTACAAGCATCAGTTTATCCTAGTGGCCATtgactacttcaccaagtgtGTAGAAATAGCTTTTTATGCTGCCCTTAAAGCTACTCATGTAGCCAAGTTCATCCGCACCAACATCATCTATCggcagtaatgctacacgcacagcaaatgtgcatagattttttgtggggcccactacgggtcccacataaataattcgagccgttcattaaatgtaaaacattttttcaagggcccccacaaaaaatcagctcaatccgatatctataagtgtttgattcaatcatttaacttttcattatcctgagattcgaatgaaaagttaaatgattgaatcaagcatctatgagtatcggattgagctgattttttgcgggggcccttgaaaaaatattttaatttaatgaacggctcggattatttgcataggacccgtagtgggccccacacaaaatCAGGTCTTTCGCACCTGAATTttcctccctacaattgctccccagcttttcCTATTTTTCACTATTCGGGGGTAATGGGAGAAGCTTCTAGAGACAAACATTTAGACCTGAATTTCCTCTCATACCGAGCAGTCATAGTATTTAATACTTTTTGATGCtgtttggcgcctttgtcattatacctaTTTCGAGATATAAACTCTatgtggcacgtttcgtatgcctatcattaatttcgaactgacgttctatcaAATGGCGTCAGAACGGCGCTTGGTTTCCATTACTTTCTAAGTAACGgtgtgagacgagacgtttcgtctccgtccctGGCACTGAAACCCCAAAGAGGATACTTTTGGATCTTTTCACCAAAACTTAAactccctccttctctctctaaaaccaggcgAAAATATCCCGCCATCCGCCATCGCCGTCATCTGCGAATTCGATTGCGTTCCAGGAAATCGTCATAGTAtctttgtaagattctcgttcttactccatttttAGTCGATTCTGAGATCTTAGAACCGTTGGTTTTTAGGGCTAGTTCATACCCCTTTCTGACTTCATAGTTTTCTTTTGGTTATCTctatggcggatgataatgataaccctcctaaacccagtaagtttaggaagttatgtgaaacccctactgccatggcgacATTTAGGACGGAATACAATACTCCAGACAATGTTGGTCTTGAACTCGCCCCCCCTGGGTGCAGATAGAGACGAAggttcatgggatagaatgtgtattccCATAGTGGCCATTGTAGAGGGAGGAGTTCGATTTttccttcacccattactccgtcAAATCCTGAACTGGTATCGACTCACACCAATGCAGGTTTCGACCAATTTCTTTAGGTTAGTGATGGGTGTAGTGGCCTTGAATAGGATCTTGGGGACCCAACTGGGGATTtgggacatccaatggtggtatagcatcGTGCTAAACCCCGAATACAacacctactatttcaaagttagacgGGCAgcaaagcgtctcgtgctaaacctgccagactctacTCAGGATTACGAgatcgatttcctttacgtcactggagcctttgagccactaggagaggatggtcaagtggtgggcctccactgcccccacatatagggatacccacgtatgctcctcattttatgatctttgcaattttttcgtttactgctttctcgtagcttttctatgtgtctaattttggtttttcaatttcgatcttgcaactgaaaacgctaacaggcgtccTAGACGTGTACCAAGAAACGttcgaacagaggacattaacaagaTCTTAAAGTACACAGGcgagcctggtacccgaacagcaggtcggggtcgtgacgctgacgtactgctgggatacgacccttcgtacagaggAGTTATCGACAGGAGACTTGCCCATCCTAGtaccagtgctgcctctactTCTACTGCTCCCCAGTCGAGGAACTCGAGACTCTCATCTTGTGTTACTGTTGCTAGTTAACCAGGTGAAGTTCCTATCTTAGAAGGTGTCCCATTACCCCGCTTGACACTTCGAAGACCCTCCCAAAGACAGGTCATTTCTCGTCATCAACCCAAACAACCAGTATTGAATCGTGACACCagccaatcatcttcttctgGATATTCTCCTTCTCCAAACTCAACAAGTATGTCTTGTCAACCCTTGAATTTAAGTTCTCTGCTTACCGTCTCAACCAGAGGGCGTGGTGCTGGCCGGGTGGCttcaactggcgcccctcccccacgatcaCGTTGCAATATGGGGGATctgcacggtcatcatcttctcctcgagaagtggacacTACTGTAAAGGCTAGTGacgttcatagagacaaacgtcCTAGGGTAGATGACCAAACTGgcactgcttctcaagcagatactgaaactcaTCACCCTACTTCACCAACTGCCCAAATCCTTCCACAGATgtggactcctccatttactaggggagaccgtcccgttcacgttggggacagtgctagttcatccgaaacagcacttgccctagctcaagggttgctgctcccagttgatatgcaaaaagaatccggatctgcacctgaccggcttgtttccactggacttgtcagtggtatcaaggtagtGTGACTTGATCTTTCCTTCTAGTTACATATAAGTTCTTATGTATATTTTGTATACTATATATCATGTATTGCTACACCCGTTGCTTACTGTTCGGTGTTTTGcaagttcattcaaaagatggttacttTGGGCcagaagtaccaagaagctgaaaCCGAAAGGATCAGACTGCTGAACGACAACACGCGGCTACTTCGGACAGTTTCAcgtttagaaagagagagagagagataaagccaaATCTGATTTTGATGGAGCTAAGGGCAAACTCGAGATTGCCGAGGAGAGCCTAAATCAAGCTTTGTCGGAGATTGATAGCACCAAAAAAGCCgcttatgaagaagggtaccagaagggttttgatgctACAACTGCTAGCTATCGAACAGATGCCTGCTATTCAAGACCAGATTtgggctgcttgctgggagACATGTTTAACAAAAGTTGGCGTTGCAGATGACTCCCCTTTCTGGATTGAGAATGAATTGCCGAGCAGCCGGGCTGCAGCTCCCCAAAAGCATGAGGTGCCCCAAGAAGATGATGTtgagcagcaaattgaagattttgctggtACAGAGGAAGATATTCCATCTGGATCTCAACCCGTCCAATCTCCTGTTCGTGAGTTAGTTAACGAACCTATCAACCTCGAAGAGAATCCACCTGGCAATGTTGCTACCGCTGAAGCTCGTGCAGAGATCCCAGATGAAACTgctcctgaggttcagaatcTGGACTAACAGGTAAGTAAAAAGTTTTGACTGGTCCTGCATGACCTTAAGCATTGGCCCTGCGTGGCACTAGTACTTTCAATACTTTTGTttgatacaggtattcggcaCTTTGTGGCATAACTTTATAATTTGCTCGGCGCCTCTTGTTTTTTGCTTTGGATGCTAACAGAtgttatctaagtatttcgtactttgatcataTGGTTTGCTTGTTTTGTACTCTAGCAAATCCTGCGAACATCTTTTCTTGTACcttttcacgtacttagaacaaacCTTCTAATACTCGTATTTGTACTGCAAGTGTTCAAGCATGTTATCGTACTTGAatgtttctaagtttctcgtacttgaatgcTTCTAATTTTCTCGTATTTGAAttgcaaaccatacaagtgtttcatacttgtacttgctAAGTACTCAactgttttaagtttctcgtacttgaatagttgtggctaacatatactcgttatgttttaagccaagccaagtgtctcgtactttaaattccatacaagtgttttcatacttgtattcgttaagtttcacgtacttagaaaatctc
The sequence above is drawn from the Rhododendron vialii isolate Sample 1 chromosome 6a, ASM3025357v1 genome and encodes:
- the LOC131328448 gene encoding uncharacterized protein LOC131328448; the protein is MAAIYVEAEIVSSCLGKEVIGDSNLVVSQAKGDWKVEEDMLKLYHSVLEALIPQFDSVIFTHTPRVSNKFADTLATLASMVEIPLGFTLWLLMIEQKVKPACECTFTEEGEDDGKPWYEDVKKFLEEGEYSSEATSKDKMALQKFAA